The Pseudomonas parafulva genome window below encodes:
- the flgB gene encoding flagellar basal body rod protein FlgB: MSISFDNALGIHEKALGLRAQRAEVLANNIANADTPGYKARDLDFASVLAGESGKRTEERVSLQRTNSRHIEAEGMALADDTLKYRTPMQPSIDQNTVDAHMEQSNYTQNAIDFQASFTLLNSKFKGLVSALRGE; the protein is encoded by the coding sequence ATGAGCATCAGCTTCGACAACGCCCTCGGCATCCACGAAAAGGCATTGGGTCTGCGCGCCCAGCGCGCCGAGGTGCTGGCCAACAACATCGCCAACGCCGACACCCCCGGCTACAAGGCTCGCGACCTGGACTTCGCCTCGGTACTGGCCGGTGAGTCCGGCAAGCGCACCGAAGAGCGGGTGTCGTTGCAGCGCACCAACAGCCGACACATCGAGGCCGAAGGCATGGCGCTGGCCGACGACACGCTCAAGTACCGCACGCCGATGCAGCCGTCGATCGACCAGAACACCGTCGATGCCCATATGGAACAGTCGAACTACACGCAGAACGCCATCGACTTCCAGGCCAGCTTCACCTTGCTCAACAGTAAATTCAAAGGGCTGGTATCGGCCCTGCGCGGAGAGTGA
- a CDS encoding flagellar basal body P-ring protein FlgI, whose translation MFNARQLIAATLLLTFAVAAQAERLKDIASISGVRANQLIGYGLVVGLNGTGDQTTQTPFTLQTFNNMLSQFGIKVPPGSGNVQLKNVAAVSVHADLPAFAKPGQVIDITVSSIGNSKSLRGGSLLMTPLKGIDGNVYAIAQGNLVVGGFDAEGRDGSKITVNVPSAGRIPGGASVERAVPSGFNQGNTLTLNLNRPDFTTAKRIVDKVNELLGPGVAQALDGGSVRVSAPMDPSQRVDYLSILENLEIDPGQAVAKVIINSRTGTIVIGQNVKVSPAAVTHGSLTVTITEDPIVSQPGPLSNGQTAVVPRSRVNAQQEAKPMFKFGPGTTLDEIVRAVNQVGAAPGDLMAILEALKQAGALQADLIVI comes from the coding sequence ATGTTCAACGCCAGGCAGTTGATTGCCGCGACCTTGCTCCTGACCTTCGCCGTCGCCGCCCAGGCCGAACGGCTGAAGGACATCGCCAGCATTTCCGGCGTGCGCGCCAACCAGCTGATCGGCTACGGGCTGGTGGTGGGGCTCAACGGTACCGGTGACCAGACCACCCAGACGCCGTTCACCCTGCAGACCTTCAACAACATGCTCTCGCAGTTCGGCATCAAGGTACCGCCGGGGTCGGGCAACGTGCAGCTCAAGAACGTCGCGGCGGTGTCGGTGCATGCCGACCTGCCGGCGTTCGCCAAGCCGGGGCAGGTGATCGACATCACCGTGTCCTCGATCGGTAACTCCAAGAGCCTGCGCGGCGGCAGCCTGCTGATGACGCCACTCAAGGGCATCGACGGCAACGTCTATGCCATCGCCCAGGGCAACCTGGTGGTCGGTGGCTTCGACGCCGAAGGTCGCGACGGCTCCAAGATCACCGTCAACGTGCCGTCGGCCGGGCGCATTCCTGGCGGCGCCTCGGTCGAGCGCGCGGTGCCGAGCGGCTTCAACCAAGGCAATACCTTGACGTTGAACCTCAACCGCCCCGACTTCACCACGGCCAAGCGCATCGTCGACAAGGTCAACGAGCTGCTCGGCCCGGGCGTGGCCCAGGCATTGGACGGCGGATCGGTACGCGTCAGCGCGCCGATGGACCCCAGCCAGCGCGTGGACTACCTGTCGATCCTGGAGAACCTGGAGATCGACCCCGGCCAGGCCGTGGCCAAGGTCATCATCAACTCGCGTACCGGCACCATCGTGATCGGCCAGAACGTGAAAGTCTCGCCAGCCGCCGTCACCCACGGCAGCCTGACCGTGACCATCACCGAAGACCCGATCGTCAGCCAGCCAGGGCCGCTGTCCAACGGCCAGACCGCCGTGGTGCCGCGCTCGCGGGTCAATGCGCAGCAGGAAGCCAAGCCGATGTTCAAGTTCGGCCCGGGCACCACGCTGGACGAGATCGTCCGTGCGGTGAACCAGGTCGGCGCGGCGCCGGGTGACCTGATGGCGATCCTCGAAGCCCTGAAACAGGCCGGCGCCTTGCAAGCCGACCTGATCGTGATCTGA
- the flgM gene encoding flagellar biosynthesis anti-sigma factor FlgM: MVIDFSRLNNSPSVAGGVRSTSASGNSEKAAASSDTSKPASVSGEAVHLSQEAQKLQQISDKLRDQPAVDNARVAQLKQAIADGSYKVDAGRVASKLLDFEAQR, encoded by the coding sequence ATGGTCATCGACTTCAGTCGTTTGAATAACTCCCCGTCCGTAGCGGGCGGCGTGCGCAGCACGAGCGCCAGCGGCAACAGCGAAAAAGCCGCGGCCAGCAGCGATACCAGCAAGCCGGCCAGCGTCAGCGGAGAAGCGGTACACCTCAGCCAAGAGGCCCAGAAGTTGCAACAGATCAGCGACAAGCTGCGCGATCAGCCCGCCGTCGACAACGCCCGTGTGGCGCAGTTGAAGCAAGCGATCGCCGATGGTAGCTACAAGGTCGATGCCGGCCGTGTCGCCTCCAAACTGCTTGATTTCGAAGCTCAGCGCTAA
- the flgE gene encoding flagellar hook protein FlgE: MSFNIGLSGLYAANKQLDVTGNNIANVNTTGFKSSRAEFADVYAGANRLGVGKNQIGNGVRLAAVSQQFTQGDVNNTGNVLDMGIQGQGYFVLSDNGSLSYTRAGAFRTDKNSNVVTSDGLNLQGYAADSTGKIQKGILTNLKIDTSALAPKATTLIDQGINLNSSADTIPLEVSNGATPPVMVPNKPFDPADQTTYTKSFPTKVYDNQGNEHTMEQFYRKTGTNEWTMYTLVDGRNPLDPTSAAPLTGTMDFNADGSIKAMATDNTSVPAANWSVTNNTFSLKGWIPASKDASGNWASNGSSGNTDGMRLSMNSTTSYNTETARMSQSQDGYATGILSSLSIDSSGVMFASFSNQQSRAIGQVAIASFANDQGLQQIGGTRWKETFASGIPGVDAPKTGTLGSVESNSLEASNVNLTQELVELVKAQSNYQANAKTISTESTIMQTIIQMT, translated from the coding sequence ATGTCTTTCAATATCGGCCTTAGCGGTCTCTACGCAGCCAACAAGCAACTGGACGTCACCGGCAACAACATCGCCAACGTCAACACCACCGGCTTCAAGTCGTCGCGCGCCGAGTTCGCCGACGTATATGCTGGCGCCAACCGCCTGGGCGTGGGCAAGAACCAGATCGGCAATGGCGTGCGCCTGGCTGCCGTCTCGCAGCAGTTCACCCAGGGTGACGTGAACAACACCGGCAACGTGCTGGACATGGGCATCCAGGGCCAGGGCTACTTCGTGCTCTCGGACAACGGCTCGCTCAGCTATACCCGTGCCGGTGCGTTCCGCACCGACAAGAACAGCAATGTGGTCACCTCCGACGGCTTGAACCTGCAAGGCTACGCCGCCGACAGCACCGGCAAGATCCAGAAGGGCATCCTCACCAATCTGAAGATCGACACCTCGGCACTGGCGCCCAAGGCGACCACCCTGATCGATCAGGGCATCAACCTGAACTCCTCCGCCGACACCATTCCCCTGGAAGTGTCCAACGGCGCCACGCCGCCGGTGATGGTGCCGAACAAGCCGTTCGATCCGGCCGACCAGACCACGTACACTAAATCGTTCCCGACCAAGGTCTACGACAACCAGGGCAACGAACACACGATGGAGCAGTTCTATCGCAAGACTGGCACCAACGAGTGGACCATGTACACCTTGGTCGATGGTCGCAACCCGCTCGATCCAACCAGTGCCGCACCGCTGACCGGTACCATGGACTTCAATGCCGACGGCAGCATCAAGGCCATGGCCACCGACAACACCAGCGTGCCTGCCGCGAACTGGAGCGTGACCAACAACACCTTCAGCCTCAAGGGCTGGATCCCGGCGTCCAAGGACGCCTCCGGTAACTGGGCGAGCAACGGTTCGAGCGGCAACACCGACGGCATGCGCCTGTCGATGAACAGCACCACCTCGTACAACACCGAGACCGCGCGCATGTCGCAGAGCCAGGACGGTTACGCCACCGGCATCCTGTCGAGTCTGTCGATCGACTCCTCGGGGGTGATGTTCGCCAGCTTCAGCAACCAGCAGTCGCGTGCAATCGGCCAAGTGGCCATCGCCAGCTTCGCCAACGACCAGGGTCTGCAGCAGATCGGCGGTACCCGCTGGAAGGAAACCTTCGCTTCCGGCATTCCGGGTGTCGATGCGCCGAAGACCGGCACCCTGGGTTCGGTGGAGTCCAACTCCCTGGAAGCCTCGAACGTCAACCTGACACAGGAACTGGTCGAGCTGGTCAAGGCGCAGAGCAACTACCAGGCCAACGCCAAGACCATCTCCACCGAAAGCACCATCATGCAGACCATCATCCAGATGACCTGA
- a CDS encoding flagella synthesis protein FlgN — MHDTTLLQLIEDDIAPTQELLDLLQKETVALHGRDMQVLETILARKQSLIVLLEQQGMRRNHLLNGLGLSADRAGVQAVAAQSVNGEIILQQLDVLTGLMDACQKVNETNGRVIQVQQHATANQIRILMGGDSPSLYDSRGTTSPMDKPRAISQV; from the coding sequence ATGCACGACACCACACTGCTGCAACTGATCGAAGACGACATCGCGCCGACCCAGGAACTGCTCGACCTCCTGCAAAAGGAGACGGTTGCCCTGCATGGTCGTGACATGCAGGTACTGGAGACCATCCTGGCCCGCAAGCAGTCGCTGATCGTCTTGCTCGAGCAGCAGGGCATGCGCCGTAATCACCTGCTCAACGGGCTGGGCCTGAGTGCCGACCGGGCAGGCGTGCAGGCCGTTGCCGCGCAGTCGGTCAATGGTGAGATCATTCTCCAGCAGCTCGATGTGCTGACCGGCCTGATGGACGCTTGCCAGAAGGTCAACGAGACCAACGGTCGGGTCATCCAGGTGCAGCAACACGCCACGGCCAATCAGATCAGAATCCTCATGGGTGGCGACTCTCCGTCACTGTATGACAGCCGTGGCACCACCTCCCCCATGGACAAGCCTCGGGCGATCAGCCAGGTTTAA
- the flgG gene encoding flagellar basal-body rod protein FlgG codes for MLPALWVAKTGLSAQDTNLSVISNNLANVSTTGFKRDRAEFQDLLYQTKRQPGAQSTQDSELPSGLQVGTGVRVVGTQKNFQTGSLQTTENPLDLAVNGRGFFQVLQPDGTVSYTRDGTFHLNSDGQIVTANGFALEPAIVVPPEAQTFTVGQDGTVSITVPGNPAAQIIGNIQTADFINPAGLQAIGSNLFFETAASGAPQVGTPGLNGLGTTLQQTLENSNVSTVEELVNMITTQRAYEMNSKVISTADQMLSFVTQKL; via the coding sequence ATGCTTCCGGCTCTTTGGGTCGCTAAAACCGGCCTCTCCGCACAGGACACCAACCTGTCGGTCATCTCCAACAACCTGGCCAACGTCTCGACCACTGGCTTCAAGCGCGACCGTGCCGAGTTCCAGGACCTGCTGTACCAGACCAAGCGTCAGCCTGGCGCCCAGTCGACCCAGGACAGCGAGCTGCCGTCGGGTCTGCAGGTCGGTACCGGTGTGCGCGTCGTCGGCACCCAGAAGAACTTCCAGACCGGCAGCCTGCAGACCACCGAGAACCCGCTGGACCTGGCCGTCAACGGCCGGGGGTTCTTCCAGGTCCTGCAGCCTGATGGCACCGTTTCCTATACCCGTGACGGCACCTTCCACCTCAATTCGGACGGCCAGATCGTCACCGCCAACGGTTTCGCCCTGGAGCCCGCCATCGTCGTGCCGCCGGAGGCGCAGACCTTCACCGTCGGCCAGGACGGCACCGTGTCGATCACTGTGCCCGGCAACCCGGCCGCGCAGATCATCGGCAACATCCAGACCGCCGACTTCATCAACCCGGCCGGCCTGCAGGCGATCGGCAGCAACCTGTTCTTCGAGACCGCCGCCAGCGGCGCGCCGCAGGTGGGCACCCCGGGCCTGAACGGGCTGGGTACCACGCTGCAGCAGACCTTGGAGAACTCCAACGTCAGCACCGTGGAAGAACTGGTGAATATGATCACCACCCAGCGTGCCTACGAGATGAACTCCAAGGTCATCTCCACCGCCGACCAGATGCTGTCGTTCGTCACCCAGAAACTCTGA
- the flgD gene encoding flagellar hook assembly protein FlgD, whose protein sequence is MATNLNEVLANSGVSTTGNTKKNTTESTDKNALGKDAFLQLLVTQMQHQNPLDPQDNSEFVSQLAQFSSLEGIQTLNQSVNGITNAMGSSQALQASSLVGRSVIVQNDKAMIDPSKSLNGQVVVPQNIDNGKITIKDKDGNVVKTIDLGAQNKGNADFIWDGTNDKGEKVAAGNYSFSATTTVDGKAQQMYTLLPATVTSVTVAGAGGEMMLNLAGIGKVGISKVQTIGI, encoded by the coding sequence ATGGCCACGAACCTCAATGAAGTCCTCGCCAACTCGGGCGTGAGCACCACTGGCAACACCAAGAAGAACACCACCGAGTCGACCGACAAGAACGCGCTCGGCAAAGATGCCTTCCTGCAGTTGCTGGTCACCCAGATGCAGCACCAGAACCCCCTCGACCCGCAGGACAACAGCGAGTTCGTCTCGCAGTTGGCGCAGTTCAGCAGCCTGGAGGGCATCCAGACCCTCAACCAGTCGGTCAACGGCATCACCAACGCAATGGGTTCCTCTCAGGCCTTGCAGGCGTCCTCGCTGGTCGGTCGCTCGGTGATCGTGCAGAACGACAAGGCCATGATCGACCCGAGCAAGAGCCTCAATGGCCAGGTGGTGGTGCCGCAGAACATCGACAACGGCAAGATCACCATCAAGGACAAGGATGGCAACGTGGTCAAGACCATCGACCTCGGCGCACAGAACAAGGGCAATGCCGACTTCATCTGGGATGGCACCAACGACAAGGGCGAGAAGGTCGCTGCCGGCAATTACAGCTTCAGCGCCACCACCACCGTCGATGGCAAGGCTCAGCAGATGTACACCCTGCTGCCGGCCACGGTCACCAGCGTCACTGTCGCCGGTGCGGGCGGCGAGATGATGCTCAACCTCGCCGGCATCGGTAAGGTCGGCATCTCCAAAGTACAAACCATCGGAATCTAA
- a CDS encoding chemotaxis protein CheV has translation MAGVMDSVNQRTQLVGQNRLELLLFRLNGDQLYGINVFKVREVLQCPDLTLLPKSHAVVRGVANIRGATIPILDLSMATGLPGLKEETRNSFVIITEYNTKTQGFLVHSVERIVNMNWEEIHPPPKGTGRDHYLTAVTRVDNRMVEIIDVEKVLAEVAPSSESVSAGVVDADVQDKAVLLRVLTVDDSSVARKQVSRCLQTVGVEVVALNDGRQALDYLRKLVDEGKRPEEEFLMMISDIEMPEMDGYTLTAEIRSDPRMQKLHILLHTSLSGVFNQAMVKKVGADDFLAKFRPDDLAHRVVDRIKATH, from the coding sequence ATGGCTGGCGTTATGGATTCGGTCAACCAGCGCACACAGCTGGTTGGACAGAATCGCCTGGAGCTGCTGTTGTTCCGTCTCAATGGCGATCAACTCTACGGCATCAACGTGTTCAAGGTGCGGGAGGTGCTGCAGTGCCCGGACCTGACCCTGTTGCCCAAGTCACATGCGGTGGTGCGTGGCGTGGCGAACATTCGCGGGGCGACCATTCCCATTCTCGACCTGTCGATGGCCACCGGTCTGCCGGGCCTGAAGGAAGAGACGCGCAACAGTTTCGTGATCATCACCGAATACAACACCAAGACCCAGGGCTTCCTGGTGCACTCGGTCGAGCGCATCGTCAACATGAACTGGGAAGAGATCCATCCGCCACCCAAGGGCACCGGCCGCGATCACTACCTCACGGCGGTCACCCGTGTGGACAATCGCATGGTCGAGATCATCGACGTGGAGAAGGTGCTGGCCGAAGTGGCGCCGTCGTCGGAGTCGGTGTCGGCCGGCGTGGTGGACGCCGACGTGCAGGACAAGGCCGTGTTGCTGCGGGTGCTGACGGTCGATGACTCTTCGGTGGCACGCAAGCAGGTCAGCCGTTGTCTGCAGACGGTGGGCGTGGAAGTGGTGGCGCTCAACGATGGCCGTCAGGCGCTCGACTACCTGCGCAAGCTGGTCGACGAGGGCAAGCGTCCCGAAGAAGAATTCCTGATGATGATTTCCGACATTGAAATGCCGGAGATGGACGGCTATACCCTCACTGCCGAGATTCGCAGCGATCCACGCATGCAAAAGCTGCACATCCTCCTGCATACTTCGCTGTCGGGCGTGTTCAACCAGGCGATGGTCAAGAAAGTCGGTGCCGACGACTTCCTGGCCAAGTTCAGGCCGGATGACCTGGCCCACCGCGTGGTCGACCGGATCAAGGCGACGCACTGA
- the flgC gene encoding flagellar basal body rod protein FlgC translates to MSLASVFNIAGSGMSAQNTRLNTVASNIANAETVSSSIDQTYRARHPVFATTFEQAQNGGSQSLFEDQGQAGQGVQVKGIIEDQSNLEARYEPNHPAANKDGYVYYPNVNVVEEMADMISASRAFQTNAELMNTAKTMMQKVLTLGQ, encoded by the coding sequence ATGTCCCTTGCCAGTGTCTTCAATATCGCCGGTAGCGGCATGAGTGCGCAGAACACGCGCCTGAACACCGTCGCTTCCAACATCGCCAACGCCGAGACCGTGTCCTCGAGCATCGACCAGACCTACCGTGCCCGCCACCCGGTGTTCGCCACCACCTTCGAGCAGGCGCAGAACGGCGGCAGCCAGTCGCTGTTCGAGGATCAGGGGCAGGCCGGCCAGGGCGTGCAGGTCAAGGGCATCATCGAGGACCAGAGCAATCTGGAGGCTCGCTACGAGCCCAACCACCCGGCGGCGAACAAGGACGGCTACGTCTACTACCCCAACGTCAACGTGGTCGAGGAGATGGCTGACATGATCTCCGCCAGCCGTGCGTTCCAGACCAACGCCGAGCTGATGAACACCGCCAAGACCATGATGCAGAAGGTCCTGACCCTGGGTCAGTGA
- the flgH gene encoding flagellar basal body L-ring protein FlgH, with protein sequence MNRLLSVVALGGAVLLAGCVAPSAKPNDPYYAPVLPRTPLPSAANNGSIYQAGFEQNMYGDRKAFRVGDIITITLNERTSASKNAGSQLQKNSKANLGLTSLFGTTPNTNNPFGGGDLSLNAGYNGDRTTKGASQASQGNTLTGSVTVTVAEVLPNGIIAVRGEKWMTLNTGEELVRIAGLVRADDIATDNTVPSTRVADARITYSGTGSFADASQPGWLDRFFMSPLWPF encoded by the coding sequence ATGAATCGTCTGTTGTCCGTCGTCGCCCTGGGTGGTGCCGTGTTGCTGGCCGGCTGCGTCGCACCGTCGGCCAAGCCCAACGACCCGTACTATGCGCCCGTGCTGCCACGCACCCCGCTGCCGTCGGCGGCCAACAACGGTTCGATCTACCAGGCCGGGTTCGAACAGAACATGTATGGCGACCGCAAGGCGTTCCGGGTCGGTGACATCATCACCATCACCCTCAACGAGCGCACCTCGGCGAGCAAGAATGCCGGTTCGCAGTTGCAGAAGAACAGCAAGGCCAACCTCGGTCTGACCTCGTTGTTCGGCACCACCCCGAACACCAACAACCCGTTCGGCGGTGGCGACCTGTCGCTCAATGCCGGCTACAACGGCGATCGCACCACCAAGGGCGCCAGCCAGGCCAGCCAGGGCAACACCCTGACCGGCTCGGTCACCGTGACCGTGGCCGAGGTGCTGCCCAATGGCATCATCGCCGTGCGCGGCGAGAAGTGGATGACCCTGAACACCGGCGAAGAGCTGGTGCGCATCGCCGGGCTGGTGCGTGCCGACGACATCGCCACCGACAACACCGTGCCGTCCACCCGTGTGGCCGACGCGCGCATCACCTATTCGGGCACCGGCTCCTTCGCCGACGCCAGCCAGCCCGGGTGGCTGGACCGCTTCTTCATGAGCCCGCTTTGGCCCTTCTGA
- the cheR gene encoding protein-glutamate O-methyltransferase CheR has product MSTGNLDFEQFRVFLEKACGILLGENKQYLVSSRLNKLMEQQGIKSLGELVQRIQTQPRSGLREQVVDAMTTNETLWFRDTYPFEVLKSRVIPEFIRANPGQRLRIWSAACSSGQEPYSLSMAIDEFERSNLGQLKMGAQIVATDLSGAMLNNCKTGEYDSLAIARGLSQERLQRYFDPKGPGRWAVKPPIRSRVEFRSFNLLDSYASLGKFDIVFCRNVLIYFSAQVKKDILMRIHATLKPGGYLFLGASEALNGLPDHYQMVQCSPGIIYQAK; this is encoded by the coding sequence TTGTCTACGGGTAATTTGGATTTCGAACAGTTCAGGGTCTTCCTGGAGAAAGCCTGTGGCATCCTGCTGGGCGAAAATAAGCAGTATCTGGTGTCCAGCCGTCTCAACAAGTTGATGGAGCAGCAGGGCATCAAGAGCCTCGGCGAGCTGGTGCAGCGCATTCAGACCCAGCCACGCAGCGGTCTGCGCGAGCAGGTCGTCGATGCCATGACCACCAACGAAACCCTGTGGTTTCGCGACACCTATCCGTTCGAGGTGCTCAAGAGCCGGGTCATCCCGGAGTTCATCCGTGCCAACCCGGGGCAGCGCCTGCGCATCTGGTCGGCGGCGTGTTCGTCGGGTCAGGAGCCGTATTCGCTGTCGATGGCCATCGACGAATTCGAGCGCAGCAATCTCGGCCAGTTGAAGATGGGCGCGCAGATCGTCGCCACCGACCTCTCCGGCGCCATGCTGAACAACTGCAAAACCGGCGAGTACGACAGCCTGGCCATCGCCCGTGGCCTGTCCCAGGAACGCCTGCAGCGCTACTTCGACCCGAAAGGCCCGGGCCGCTGGGCGGTCAAGCCGCCGATTCGCAGTCGCGTCGAGTTCCGCTCGTTCAACCTGCTCGACAGCTACGCGTCGCTGGGCAAGTTCGACATCGTGTTCTGCCGCAACGTGTTGATCTACTTCTCCGCCCAGGTGAAGAAAGACATCCTCATGCGCATTCACGCCACCCTCAAGCCCGGCGGTTACCTGTTCCTTGGCGCCTCCGAAGCGCTGAACGGCTTGCCGGATCATTACCAGATGGTCCAGTGCAGCCCGGGGATCATCTACCAGGCCAAGTAA
- a CDS encoding flagellar basal body rod protein FlgF: MDKMLYVAMTGAAQNAVAQKAHANNLANVSTNGFQRDLEQARSMPVFGDSFPARAFAMSERPATDFSAGPLIETGRDLDVAVSGNGFMAVQAPDGSEAYVRTGSLNIDALGVLRAGNGMAVMGNGGPIAIPPEQKVEVGDDGTISIRAMGEDPRVMAEVDRIKLVNPDIKAMHKGLDGLIHTNSGQPADADANVRVVSGFLQGSNVNAVEEMTSVLALSRQFELHVKMMKAAEEGDQAMARVLQLG; this comes from the coding sequence GTGGACAAGATGCTTTACGTCGCCATGACCGGCGCCGCCCAGAACGCGGTGGCGCAGAAGGCGCATGCCAACAACCTGGCGAACGTTTCCACCAACGGTTTTCAGCGCGACCTGGAACAGGCGCGCTCGATGCCCGTGTTCGGCGACAGCTTTCCGGCGCGCGCCTTCGCCATGAGCGAGCGGCCCGCCACCGACTTCAGTGCAGGCCCGTTGATCGAAACCGGTCGTGACCTGGACGTGGCGGTCAGCGGCAACGGTTTCATGGCCGTGCAGGCGCCGGACGGCAGCGAAGCTTACGTGCGCACCGGCAGCCTGAACATCGACGCGCTCGGCGTGCTGCGTGCCGGCAATGGCATGGCGGTGATGGGCAACGGCGGACCGATCGCCATTCCGCCTGAGCAGAAAGTCGAAGTGGGTGACGACGGCACCATCAGCATTCGCGCCATGGGTGAAGATCCGCGAGTCATGGCCGAGGTGGACCGCATCAAGCTGGTCAACCCGGACATCAAGGCCATGCATAAAGGCCTGGATGGATTGATCCACACCAACAGCGGCCAGCCGGCCGATGCCGATGCCAACGTGCGCGTGGTCTCGGGTTTCCTTCAGGGCAGCAACGTCAATGCCGTGGAAGAAATGACCTCGGTGCTGGCGCTGTCCCGTCAGTTCGAACTGCACGTCAAGATGATGAAGGCCGCCGAAGAAGGCGACCAAGCCATGGCTCGGGTCTTGCAACTCGGCTAA
- the flgA gene encoding flagellar basal body P-ring formation chaperone FlgA, which translates to MYTKTTFFRRPTRLVALFLATACLFASGARTLADSFTLPEQLIGVTQGFLEFTVEDYLSRTQTPGRYDIQVNNLDPRLRMPLCSQSLDASLESPAQPLGRVTVRVRCDGEAPWTVFVPAQVKLLRDVVVMTRPLKRESVIGEGDVTLRERDVSSLGQGFISDLDQAVGMKLLRPTVMDQVLTLQQLEQAEVIRKGDQVVITARSGGLSVRMPGEALAKGGLTEQIRVRNLNSKRVVKATVIGPGQVEVPM; encoded by the coding sequence ATGTACACGAAAACGACATTTTTCCGACGACCGACACGCCTCGTGGCCCTTTTTCTGGCCACCGCGTGCCTGTTCGCGTCCGGCGCTCGCACGCTGGCGGATTCGTTTACCTTGCCTGAACAACTTATCGGTGTCACCCAAGGGTTTCTTGAGTTCACCGTCGAAGATTATCTGAGCCGCACGCAGACCCCTGGGCGTTATGACATTCAGGTCAACAACCTCGACCCGCGCCTGCGCATGCCGCTGTGTAGCCAGTCGCTGGACGCCTCGCTGGAAAGTCCGGCGCAGCCACTGGGGCGAGTGACGGTGCGGGTACGCTGTGACGGCGAAGCGCCGTGGACCGTGTTCGTGCCGGCGCAGGTCAAGCTGCTGCGCGACGTGGTGGTCATGACCCGCCCGCTCAAGCGCGAAAGCGTGATCGGCGAAGGCGACGTGACCCTGCGCGAGCGCGACGTCAGCAGCCTGGGCCAAGGGTTCATCAGCGACCTCGATCAAGCCGTGGGCATGAAGCTGTTGCGCCCCACCGTAATGGACCAGGTGCTCACCTTGCAGCAGTTGGAGCAGGCCGAAGTGATTCGCAAGGGCGACCAGGTGGTGATCACCGCCCGCAGCGGCGGCCTGAGCGTGAGAATGCCGGGGGAGGCGCTGGCCAAAGGCGGCCTGACCGAACAGATCCGCGTGCGCAACCTCAATTCCAAGCGGGTGGTCAAGGCCACGGTGATAGGACCGGGCCAGGTCGAGGTGCCTATGTAA
- a CDS encoding flagellar brake protein, with product MFTEADAPQPPKVLTTALEIAANLRQLMDSHDPLIISFPERSQRFQSYVVHVDRDADVLALDELIPRDGERFIENGEPFRVEGFHDGVRIAWECDTSLTLGEVDGHRCYRGALPQEMTYHQRRNAFRAALKLSQLVDITLDGTHLKGNGAMRGKLLDVSATGCKLRFDGNVEERLQLGQVYERFKAANPLGLSDVMVELRHLHFEERINTTFAGLRFHNLSGQGQRKVESFVYQLQREARRFDKDDY from the coding sequence GTGTTCACTGAAGCCGATGCACCTCAGCCACCGAAGGTGCTCACCACCGCGCTGGAAATTGCGGCCAACCTGCGCCAGTTGATGGACAGCCACGATCCGCTGATCATCAGCTTCCCCGAGCGCAGCCAGCGCTTCCAGAGCTACGTGGTTCATGTGGACCGGGATGCCGACGTATTGGCCCTGGACGAGCTCATTCCCCGCGATGGCGAGCGATTCATCGAAAACGGCGAGCCTTTCCGCGTCGAGGGTTTCCATGATGGCGTACGTATCGCCTGGGAATGCGATACGTCGCTGACCCTCGGTGAAGTCGATGGGCACCGCTGCTACCGTGGCGCGCTTCCCCAGGAAATGACCTACCACCAGCGTCGTAACGCCTTCCGCGCTGCGCTGAAGCTGTCGCAACTGGTCGACATCACCCTCGATGGCACGCACCTCAAAGGCAACGGCGCCATGCGCGGCAAGCTGCTGGACGTATCCGCCACCGGTTGCAAGCTGCGTTTCGACGGCAACGTCGAGGAGCGTCTGCAACTGGGTCAGGTCTATGAACGCTTCAAGGCTGCCAATCCGCTTGGCCTGAGCGATGTGATGGTGGAGCTACGGCACCTGCACTTCGAAGAGCGCATCAACACCACCTTTGCCGGCTTGCGCTTTCACAACCTCAGCGGCCAGGGCCAGCGCAAGGTCGAGAGTTTCGTTTATCAGTTGCAGCGTGAAGCGCGGCGATTCGACAAAGACGATTATTGA